TGGACGATCTCCAGTGTCTTCTTGGACACATAATAAAGCGATATGGATGCATCTCCTTATTTCGTTTCTTTGATAGTTATTTCCAAAAGACATATCCACGAGATCTAATGGAGACCCCTTGCTCCATAGCCTCCAGGTCTATTAAACATTGTAAGActtcaaattaaattaaatataatttatttctttagaTTATAACTATCTAGACTTACATATGTAACCAAGTTGCAAACACTACCATCCATCTGATAGAGGCTGCTGTTCTTCCTTCCGCTTATAATCTCAAGAACTAAGACTCCGAAGCTATAAACATCTGATTTCATTGAGAACTGGCCGTACATGGCATACTCGGGAGACATGTAACCACTGAAATGGTATATAAAAGTTTGAGTTAATAGAAGGATGATGTCATTATATGCACTGAGTAGATGGAAAGAGCAAAAATTACTAGGTTCCAACTACTCTTCTCGTATTGGCTTCGGTTTGGTCCATTTCAAATATTCTAGCCATTCCAAAATCTGCAACTTTTGGATTCATATCAGCATCCAAGAGGATGTTGCCCGCTTTAAGGTCACGATGTATGATTGTGAGTCGTGAATCTTGATGGAGATATAGAATCCCTCTAGCTATTCCTCCTATAATCTTGTACCGTGTATTCCAATCCAGCTGGCTCTGCTTACTTGAGTCTGTGCATATACATAGTTAGCATGTCAAACAGACGACATATTTTTGGCTAAGCATTGTTTTAACTTTACCAAACAGGAAATAGTCAAGACTTTTGTTAGACACAAACTCGTAGACAAgtatcttctcttctctctccaaACAAAACCCAAGAAGCTTGACTAGGTTTCTGTGCTGAAGCTTTTCCACAAGAACGACCTCATTCTTGAACTCTTTCTCGCCTTGTCCTGATGTTTTTGAAAGTCTCTTCACGGCAACTTGTAGCCCATTAGGAAGTGTCCCCTAAAAAGATAGTGAACTACACTTAATTAACCAcaccttatttaaatttcttctATTAGAGATTCCCATATCAGGAACAATAGTGATCTTTTGGGTAACGTATAAGTGATGCCGTAATCCTTCACTTTTGAGTTAGATTTTAGTTGTGAGTTTGACTCATTACTAATATGGTATTAGAATAAGGTTTGAATCAACAAATGATCTCTCACCTAAATAGTGTCTTATTTATGTAGcatgtataaatttttattttgttgtggTATTTCCAAGATGGTGGGTTTGGGATGTTTTCACATCTCAAGAAGACAGAGAGTTCCATATCAGAACAAAAGTGATATTTGGGAAATATATAAGCTATATGGCAATCTTCTTAGTTTTTGAGTGTGAGTTTGATCCCTTACTAATATTACATCAAATAAATCAAGAAGCTCAATGAATTAGTTATACCTTGTAGACTTTTCCAAACCCACCTTGACCAAGTTTGTTACTTATCAAAAACTTATCTGTCGCAGCTTCAATAACCTTAAAATCAAACTGCAGTGAGCCTGCAGTTGTAATGTCCTCCCCTTctgcaagaaaaagaaaaaaaagctcTATAAAACTCTAAGCAGtacatacaaatatattttgaatccTTACCATCATCTGCAGCTGTAGTATCATAAGTCTTCTTCACTCTCTTTGTTACACGGTAGCTTATAACAGCCAcaagaaaaagaacaaagaCAGAGAAAGGCACACAAATTGCCAAGATTATCACCGTCCAATCTCTTCCTTTACCTGCCAAAGTATTACATCAGACATGACACATGGTTTCCCAAATCTTAATGTCTCAACCCGAACTAAATGAAATATacatagagatttttttttaccaggCGGCAAAGGAGGACCTGAAACCAGGGGAGGACTATTTACCGGCGGAGAGAGACTTGTCACAAAGGTTTCATTGTAGAACGGATAGAGCTCGTACCGTGAGTTACAACTCGGGACAAGAACTCTTCCTCCAACACTGTTGAAATAAAAATCCTTGATGGACCTTTGCAGACAGGTTACACAATCTTCACCTGACAGTTCAGGATTGCACTGAACCGAAGTGTAAATGGTCCGGGACGAAGTGAAGTTTGTCTTGTTAGCCGCAAACTTCTTCGTTCTGCTATTAGCTGCTTCCTTTGCAGACTTGTTAATCAGAGCAACCACTGCATGGTTGAACCGGTCGGACAGGTCTTGGTCTTCTGTAATCTTTTGAGGGTTCCAAGTGATTATTCTAGTTGTGGTTACAGCATCACTGAATATATTCCGGTCAGAGTATCCAAGCATGCACTCATCATACTGAATCAAGAATTCTTTCCCTCCTGGACATCGAGTCGGAGCATCTTTCGTGGCAAATAGGACGCAGTCACCGCAAGCTTCAGGCGAGAGGTCTCCTTTGCAGAGATAGAGTCCGAATACCATGTCATCGTTTTGACCCTTTGTGAGGCTTTGTGATCCCATGGAGAAGAAAGCACTGTTGGAAGAAAGAGAGGTCAAAAGGGTTTGGAGATTGAAAAAGTAAGTTGTGTTTCTTGATATTCTGTTAGTACATAGTTGGCTGACATAAGTCGGGTCTTGTAATTGTGCAGAAGCCCTCAGGTATGTAATGAAGAAGGCGAGCAGGAAGAGAGAGTTTAATGAGGTATAAACAGGCATTATCCAACTTCTTATCATTtcttctgtgtttttttttcttttacttttttcctTCATTGGGTTTATGagtaaaattgattaaaaccaGATCAGCTAGCCAATCTGAAAgttaagaccatctccaacttCTTGTAAGTCAAAGTCAACTCTAAGAATAACATCaacttttattgtttatttaattatagaacTGATAATGTGAAAGAGAAAATGAGAGAATTAAAATATCAGTCTTCTTCTTTGACGTCTACTGTATTTATTAGTAGAAAGAAAAGCAAACTGGAcgtgaatatatattaaaaaggttGGAGACTATTCTCCTAGGCGCGGAGACTTTGTATGACTAGGACGTACCCGTTTACTAGCTTACCAGACAAGTAACAAATGAACAGCTAAACATTAATTAAGCATCATAATTAAAGTATTAGTGACCATATGAAAGATTGAAATGATTGGACGATGTGAGAGGAATTTTTTTGAACGCGTAAAAAAACAGCGTCAACGTATCTGATCACTGTTTGACATGATTCTCCCCAATGGTTCTAACAAggggattttttttgtaacttctgTCACAAATGAAAatttggtataaaatttaacatttacaccaaaaaaaaaaaaaaaaaaaaaaaaaggggattttttttatatgcatgGCTGATGGTCAATCTCGATAAGAACACACTTATTACATATTGGATATTTTTTCCCAAAAGGTTACAATAATGTCTTACctgaatttgaaatattttctgGCTAATGCTAAGAGTAGTCAAATTGCATGTTATCGGATTACCATCATGTTATCAGACTACCATGTACATTATATGAGTCGAAACTCAAGTTTAGACCTTTCACATAGCTTTGATTTTGTTTCAAGGAAGATTCGGACCCTAGAGGAATGTTTTAACATGTTCCCAAATCTCGTCTACCACTTAACTAAGCCTTGTAGgcattttcatttttgttccCAATATGACTATGCTAAAGCTATGTGTTGCTTGCAAATTTTCCAGAGCGGGTTCTTTATATTGAGTAGTTCAAACCGGTAGTGACGCttaattattttcatatctGATATAAAACAACTGGCAAGCATTTTTGGAAACAACCTCAACAAAAACAGACATGCTGGATTTTTATCGAGGACTAACATCGGTGATTGTTGCTTCATCTAACGAACAAGCAAAAGACATGCTGGTGGGTTCACCCGGTTCCAACCCCTGGGCTAGTGGGTTTGATCCTGGTCCATTCCTAAACAGAAATCCAGGTGGTAGAGGCACATCCAGAGTAATTGAGCTGGTTGTGAGCATTTGATGAATCTTAGACATTGTTGGACGTTCTGCAGAATTTTCTTGAACACACAACAGCCCAATATGAATGTATCTAATGACTTCATCTCTTTTACTCTCTTCTCTGATAACGGGATCTATGAGTTCATGCAATGATTTGTTCTCCCAAAGTCTCCATACCTATATAAGTTGTGTAATATGTTTTCAGAACTATCATCACAATTTTATAGAATCAAACAAAGTTTGGGGCTAACGAGTTTATAGCTCACATATGTGGCTAAGTTGTTAACTAGACCCTCCATCTGGTAGAAGCTGCTATTCTTTTTTCCGCTAATGATCTCAAGAATCAATACTCCAAAGCTATAGACATCTGATTTTATGGAGAATTGACCATGTGTCACATATTCGGGAGGCATGTAACCACTGCAAACATAAAGGTGAATTCTCAGAAATATGGTATTTGATCGAAATTCACCAAATCCAAAAAGTAGATACTCACAAGGTTCCAACCACTCTTCTTGTATTGGCTACATTTTGGTCCATACAAAAGGTCCTTGCCATTCCAAAATCAGCAATTTTTGGGTTCATATCCGCGTCTAAGAGAATATTACTTGCTTTTAGGTCACGATGTATAATTTTGAGCCGTGAATCTTGATGAAGATATAAAATTCCTCTAGTAATCCCATCAATGATGTTGCGTCGCATAGTCCAGTCCAGCTGAAGTATCTTCTTAGGGTCTAGATAGTCATGCATGATCACAAATATTAGGTATGTACAAgaataaaaaacaagaaacaagagTATAGTTTTAAGTTTAACTGACCAAACAGGAAATAATCAAGGCTTTTGTTAGGAACAAACTCATAGACGAGTAACTTCTCTTCTCCTTGTAGCGAAAATCCGAGAAGTCTAACAAGATTTCTATGCTGAAGCTTTGCAACAACAACTACCTCGTTCTTGAACTCTACCTCACCTTGTCTTGATGTTTTAGACAGTCTCTTTACCGCAACTTCAGTTCCATTCATGAGCATACCCTTGTAAATAATCCAAATAAGGCATCATCATTTCATTGTTTCTCCACGAAAGAAGAAAATGGGGTGGAAAAATAGCATATAAATACCTTGTAAACCTCACCAAATCCACCTTGACCAAGCTTGTTACTAGCAGAGAAGTTGCTGGTCGCAGCTTCTATTGTCTTTAAATCAAATTGAACAGATTCCGCTATTTTAAAGACCAACATTAAGCTCATCAAAAAAGCTTCTTTAGGTTAAAATATCAGTTAAGGATTTAAATGGAAACAAAAAACTCACTTGGAAGTTCAATTTTttgctttctctttctcttgaaAATAGCAACGACTATGGCTACcaatattatgaaaaataaaataacaatgaCTATAGCACTGATAATTCCTCCTGATAAACTTGTATCTGCATAAAGCCACCAATTCACCAAAACCATAATTacacaatatattaaaaatcaaatcaagaaTGTCTCTGAAATGGTTACCAAAAGGACTTGCCTTTCTTAGGCATGTTGGTGACGACAAAAGGTGTCTTTGAAGGCGGCGGTGAAGGCAGTGGTGGTGATGATGGAGGTGGCATTCTAATATGATCAAAAACACCAGAAAATGTGTACAATTCCCACCGTAAAAAGCAACTTGGCCGCAACACAATGCCACCTCTCTTCCCATGGTGCAATGTCTTGTAGTAGTCAACGCTCTTCTCTAGGCAAAGTTTACAATCCTCCGAAGAAACATCTGGAGTGCATTGCATCAACACCGATATGTTCTTGTAACCCGGCACAGGAGCTATTTCATTTTCATAGTATTTACTAGTAGGAGTAGATAAATTGTTTCTCACCAACGATGTCATCGTACGAGACATTAACTCATCCCATACACCATCAAATTCCTTCAGGTTTTCTTTTTCTATGTCCACGGAATTGTAAAGGACTTTAGATGGCTCCAAGATGAGGACCCCGGTGAAAGGTTTGCGAGAGTAGTGAACAAGGCAAAGAAACTCTTCACCTAACCATGTGAAAGAGTCTGTCTGATTGGGACATGACTTTAGTAAACTATCTGAGGTGTCCTGGATGCATTGGGAGCAAGCTTCTGGTCCAGCACCTGGAGAGCACATCCCCACGGCGTAGACTATGTCCGGGTCTAGGCCCATCCAACCGTAGAAGTAGCCGTCGTGAACCGTGACGTTAGAAGCCAGAGTAAAGTTGATGAGACGGCGGTTCATGTCATATGGACTATCCGGTTTGAAGTTTCCAGCAGTTTCGTCACATGTTTGTGCAGAAACAGATATAGCACTAAAGATTATGATTAAGGAGCATAGGATTGATACACTGCTCTTCTTTGccatttttattatctttagaTTATTCAGTTcatgtgtgtgtgtctgtgttgAAATGTgtggatattataaatttaagtcTGAATTGTATACTTGAACGACTTTGCATGCTAGCTAATAATACTAGTTTGAATTATAGTGGGAGACTTGACCCTAAAGTCACCCTTGATGTTAGAGGGTGTTTCCGTTTTGTTATAATCAGTGATTTATTTCAATCAGTGACTTTATGACGCTAGTTTTTCCGCAGCACGCGGATCTATATACGAAAAACGGTTCTATCTTATTCACATGGACAGCTTTTCGCAGCAGTCATGATCATACCAAGATATAGCATCTTAACTTGCCTTAGACATTTTTTGCTTCTTTTAGTTGATTCAGTCAATGTTTGCGTGCGTGTTCTTATGGTTCTCATTAACAACTCAGACGTTTGAGTTTTCTACTTGAATGGACATGCACATTAATAAGAAACTGAAAACTTTGAATTTTGTGATAGACTTGGACCGTCGAGTTCAACTTTAACATTAGAGTTCTGGACTAACACTTGTGATCTTCAATATTTGAGTGAGGCTACTTTACTAGATATTTCTCCAGATTGCAGGTGACcattataaactatatattctTCAGATTCGTCAAGGACTTCGTTAGGATTTACTAATGAAAATCAAACAAGATCAAATAACTTAAACCAAGACAcgaaaatcatgttaaaaatatattaattcatgGTTTTGTGGAAGTtgatagtatttttaaaaatatatttgttaataaatttatgtaaATGGGTGAAACCCCTAATTTGATAGGTTACTGTAATAAACTCTCTTTGTATAAGAACAGCCCTGTGTGTTTTTCATTTCCCAAACCAAGCTATAAGATATTGAGAAAGATGCTTAATCtttgttttaaaatgatagtGAACTGCCTCTTATCATGGTCTAGAAACGTAGTCATTCTGAATGGACTATGGGTAAAAATTAAGGAAGAACATATATGAGAAAGTGACATGCGTTTGtggaaaaaaaacttaaaccaaACATAACATGTTGAGTATTCAACGAGGAATAACATCGGTGATAGTAGCTTCATCTACAGAACAAGTAAAAGACTTGCTGTTCCATTGACCCGGTTCCAGTCCCTGGGCTAGTGGATTCGATATTGGTTCGTTACTGCAAAAAAATCCAGGTGGCAGAGGGACGGGCAGTGCAATTGAGCTGGTTGTAAGCATTTGGTGAATGGTAGACATTGTTGGACGATCTACAGGATTTTCTTGAACACATAACAGCCCAATATGAATATATCTAATGACTTCATCACTTTTACAATTGTCTCTGATGCCAGGATCTACGAGCTCGTACAATGATTTACTCTCCCAAAGTCTCCAGACCTGTATAAATtattgtaatatatttataactatGATCAATTAGATTaagagaattaaaaaaaaattgagagttATTTAGTTGATAATTGCTAACATATGTGACTAAGTTGTTAATAAGACCCTCTATCTGGTAGAAGCTGCTATTCTTTTTGCCACTAATGATCTCAAGAATCAATACTCCAAAGCTATAGACATCCGATTTAGTCGAGAACTGCCCATTTGCCACATACTCTGGTGGCATATAACCACTGCAAAATACACAAGTTAATAAGCGACAAAAGGGTTCATTAACTGAACTTCATTTGCTCCAAGAAAGTATATACTCACAAGGTTCCGACCACTTTTGATGTATTGGCTACAGTTTGGTTGATTCCAAAGATCCTTGCCATTCCAAAATCAGCGATTTTCGGATTCATATCAGCATCTAAGAGAATGTTACTCGCTTTGAGGTCACGGTGTATGATCTTGAGCCGTGAATCTTGATGAAGATATAGAATCCCTCGAGTAATTCCCCCAATGATGTTGCGTCTAACTGTCCAGTCCAATTGAGTTCTCTTCTTAGAGTCTGCATacttatacaaaataaaaattagctaGGTTCAAGGAAGAGAACCAAATGAAAgtgaatttaataaaaacagaCCAAAGAGGAAATAGTTGAGGCTTTTGTTAGGAACAAACTCATAGACGAGTAACTTCTCTTCTCCTTGTAATGAAAACCCAAGAAGTCTAACAAGATTCCTGTGCTGAAGTTTTGCAACAACAATAACCTCGTTCTTGAACTCTACTTCGCCTTGTCCTGATGTTTTAGATAATCTCTTCACCGCAACTTCAGTACCATTCATGAGCATACCCTTTCAAAATAATTGCAAATTAAGCAACATATCACTTCACGAAGtctcaacaaaagaagaaagctaGGTGGACAAAGAAAGTCTATATGTGTATATACCTTGTAAACCTCACCAAATCCTCCTTCACCAAGCTTATTACGCTCAGAAAATTTGTTTGTAGCAGCTTCAATTGTGCTTAAATCAAACTGGATCGATTCGGCTTCATTTAAGACAAAAAAAGTTTGTGAAAAAGTTCCAAGACAAAATTAAATgttcaaaacataaataaactcACTTGGAAGTTCAATTTCttgctttttctttcttctctttaaaGTAACAACGCCTAGAGTAATCAATATTATGGCAACAAGAGCAACAACGACAATCACCGCAATAACTCCTCCTGAGATTCTTGTATCTGCACAAAAATCCAATTCACCAAGAACATAACtacacacaaaaaataaaaataaaaaagttgcTCTACTCTAAAAATAGAACTTGCCTTTCTTGGAAACATGAGAGGGTACTGTGAGAGACGGATCTTTGGAAACAGGAGATGGTGTCATAGGGAGCGGCGTTGAAGGCTGTAAGAAAATAAGATCTGAAGCACCAATGAAAGGATACAACTCCCACCGGAAAAAGCAACTTGGTCGCGATATAACTCCACCTTGCTTCCTACGGCAACACGTCTGATAGTCAATAACGTTTGTCCGTAAGCAGACGTCACAATCTTCAGAAGAGACATCTGGTGTGCATTGCATCAACGCCGATATGTTCCTGAAGTCCGGTAATTGAACTACATCGTCTTCGTCTGCATAGAACTTAGACGAACTGTTCCCGGCTGATGAGGAAGATGAGATATTAGAGATCATGCCAAACATTAATTTTGTCCACACACTATCAAAGTAAGTCTGATTCAGATTGGTATCTGCAGTACTGGCGATCGCTCCGCGTGGCTCCATGCCGAGTAATCCGGAGAAGGAGCGGTTGGTGTATCGAACAAGGCAAAGGGTTTTGTCACCTGACCATGAGAAAGCGTCTACCTGGTTTAGACAGTTCTGTAGTAAGCCATCAGAAGCGGTCTCAATACATTGAGAGCAAACATTAGGTTCAGCGCCTGGAGCGCACATCCCCATGGCGTAGACTCGGTCCAGACCAAGCCCGATCGAACTTTGGAAGTAGCCGTCATGAGCCGTGACGTTTGAAGGGAGGGTGGAAAGGATGAAACGACGGTTGTTGTCATAAGTACTGTTGGGTATGAATATTCCAGTAGTGTTTTCACAAACTTGTGCAGAAACAGAAATGGAACTGAAgcttatgatgatgatgaagaagaagaagaaacagagaactGTCTCATAGCTCTTTTTCGCCATATTTGTCTTTTAGATAAAGTGTGAATGGTTGTATTAGTACTTGAATGACATTAATAGGGGTGGCCGGGTGGGAGcgaataataatataataataatataatttttggtatttgtgatttgtttcactaattaatttttcaagtcaatttgttttgaaaaatacGGATATCCGTAAAAATTATGAATCTTTACGATCATTTTATCCAAATTGTTAAATACAAACAAATctagaaaaagtttttttttaaataaaaaattatataaaataaaataaaagtaataagTAGCAAAACTATAtgtttcataaatttttaaaataaactaaatttatttataaaacacaaaagttaagaaaaaattgttgttttataaagattttatatttcttttagtttaaaatttttataagt
The sequence above is drawn from the Brassica napus cultivar Da-Ae chromosome A8, Da-Ae, whole genome shotgun sequence genome and encodes:
- the LOC106368468 gene encoding cysteine-rich receptor-like protein kinase 5 isoform X1, with protein sequence MKEKSKRKKNTEEMIRSWIMPVYTSLNSLFLLAFFITYLRASAQLQDPTYVSQLCTNRISRNTTYFFNLQTLLTSLSSNSAFFSMGSQSLTKGQNDDMVFGLYLCKGDLSPEACGDCVLFATKDAPTRCPGGKEFLIQYDECMLGYSDRNIFSDAVTTTRIITWNPQKITEDQDLSDRFNHAVVALINKSAKEAANSRTKKFAANKTNFTSSRTIYTSVQCNPELSGEDCVTCLQRSIKDFYFNSVGGRVLVPSCNSRYELYPFYNETFVTSLSPPVNSPPLVSGPPLPPGKGRDWTVIILAICVPFSVFVLFLVAVISYRVTKRVKKTYDTTAADDEGEDITTAGSLQFDFKVIEAATDKFLISNKLGQGGFGKVYKGTLPNGLQVAVKRLSKTSGQGEKEFKNEVVLVEKLQHRNLVKLLGFCLEREEKILVYEFVSNKSLDYFLFDSSKQSQLDWNTRYKIIGGIARGILYLHQDSRLTIIHRDLKAGNILLDADMNPKVADFGMARIFEMDQTEANTRRVVGTYGYMSPEYAMYGQFSMKSDVYSFGVLVLEIISGRKNSSLYQMDGSVCNLVTYTWRLWSKGSPLDLVDMSFGNNYQRNEIRRCIHIALLCVQEDTGDRPTMAEIVQMLTTSSISLAVPRPPGLFFKSNQEQTGPSMDKSVLCSIDDAPITSVTPR
- the LOC106368468 gene encoding cysteine-rich receptor-like protein kinase 5 isoform X2; this encodes MKEKSKRKKNTEEMIRSWIMPVYTSLNSLFLLAFFITYLRASAQLQDPTYVSQLCTNRISRNTTYFFNLQTLLTSLSSNSAFFSMGSQSLTKGQNDDMVFGLYLCKGDLSPEACGDCVLFATKDAPTRCPGGKEFLIQYDECMLGYSDRNIFSDAVTTTRIITWNPQKITEDQDLSDRFNHAVVALINKSAKEAANSRTKKFAANKTNFTSSRTIYTSVQCNPELSGEDCVTCLQRSIKDFYFNSVGGRVLVPSCNSRYELYPFYNETFVTSLSPPVNSPPLVSGPPLPPGKGRDWTVIILAICVPFSVFVLFLVAVISYRVTKRVKKTYDTTAADDEGEDITTAGSLQFDFKVIEAATDKFLISNKLGQGGFGKVYKGTLPNGLQVAVKRLSKTSGQGEKEFKNEVVLVEKLQHRNLVKLLGFCLEREEKILVYEFVSNKNSSKQSQLDWNTRYKIIGGIARGILYLHQDSRLTIIHRDLKAGNILLDADMNPKVADFGMARIFEMDQTEANTRRVVGTYGYMSPEYAMYGQFSMKSDVYSFGVLVLEIISGRKNSSLYQMDGSVCNLVTYTWRLWSKGSPLDLVDMSFGNNYQRNEIRRCIHIALLCVQEDTGDRPTMAEIVQMLTTSSISLAVPRPPGLFFKSNQEQTGPSMDKSVLCSIDDAPITSVTPR
- the LOC106368469 gene encoding cysteine-rich receptor-like protein kinase 18; translated protein: MAKKSYETVLCFFFFFIIIISFSSISVSAQVCENTTGIFIPNSTYDNNRRFILSTLPSNVTAHDGYFQSSIGLGLDRVYAMGMCAPGAEPNVCSQCIETASDGLLQNCLNQVDAFSWSGDKTLCLVRYTNRSFSGLLGMEPRGAIASTADTNLNQTYFDSVWTKLMFGMISNISSSSSAGNSSSKFYADEDDVVQLPDFRNISALMQCTPDVSSEDCDVCLRTNVIDYQTCCRRKQGGVISRPSCFFRWELYPFIGASDLIFLQPSTPLPMTPSPVSKDPSLTVPSHVSKKDTRISGGVIAVIVVVALVAIILITLGVVTLKRRKKKQEIELPTESIQFDLSTIEAATNKFSERNKLGEGGFGEVYKGMLMNGTEVAVKRLSKTSGQGEVEFKNEVIVVAKLQHRNLVRLLGFSLQGEEKLLVYEFVPNKSLNYFLFDSKKRTQLDWTVRRNIIGGITRGILYLHQDSRLKIIHRDLKASNILLDADMNPKIADFGMARIFGINQTVANTSKVVGTFGYMPPEYVANGQFSTKSDVYSFGVLILEIISGKKNSSFYQIEGLINNLVTYVWRLWESKSLYELVDPGIRDNCKSDEVIRYIHIGLLCVQENPVDRPTMSTIHQMLTTSSIALPVPLPPGFFCSNEPISNPLAQGLEPGQWNSKSFTCSVDEATITDVIPR